From a region of the Budorcas taxicolor isolate Tak-1 chromosome 9, Takin1.1, whole genome shotgun sequence genome:
- the KIAA0408 gene encoding uncharacterized protein KIAA0408 homolog isoform X1 yields MDLHKQCENTESNWHKEQMELLDQFDNERKEWESQWKIMQKKIEELCHEVKRRRKINMSERAKVIDFDCEKAVGDKMESSADYPNSGQCKFTGIHPRDILGKKDKTEQSLLRERNQVCKEQKTIKKSKVGYMDSESRDNHKERGARPDWRTSEAENKSCSGTLNTALEELAKVSEELCNFQEEIRKRSNHRRMKSDSFLQEAPNVTNTPHGGHMINNSQCIPSTSLENEKWKNRKNLSCTNVFQNNSKKKDGVDTTDLKRSETPPIPPPRSTSRNFPSSYSAQAHESWKECLDHSSGVAQEGQGEKNSHPHFLWKHAEMSLLGLNEGRTLNDGITCPSLAPEAKVDNKPSCNENVGLSMWLCNTGVCAKNSPSTLWFQKACSTPDKPKYEKVIPDHSAKSPPDLHISNDCSSLVSQSSSPLRSFSYGFEKTTGNEKLAKKTDEFNRIVFRTDRNCHAVQQSQSCSERSEDLQRCETLAACTGSVSVSDGVSDVLKASAPMPVPRENVPDNSTKNPTPGQFTQTREPISPSSYRNMLHEHDWRPSSLSGRPRSADPRSNYGVVEKLLKTYETSAGSALQNSRCFQANWTKCSSDVSGGATLGQHLEKLRIEQELEHKTAMHGAQHVKQGADRKKATEESMAVKSSPGKGFSRPARPANRRLPSRWASRSPSAPPALRRTARSFPIPLRSEASMV; encoded by the exons ATGGACCTGCACAAGCAGTGCGAGAACACAGAGAGTAACTGGCACAAGGAAcaaatggaattgctggaccaGTTTgacaatgaaagaaaggaatgggaAAGTCAGTGGAAGATAATGCAGAAGAAGATAGAAGAG CTCTGCCATGAAGTAAAGCGTCGGAGGAAAATCAACATGAGTGAACGTGCTAAGGTCATTGATTTTGATTGTGAGAAGGCCGTTGGAGATAAAATGGAATCTTCTGCAGATTACCCCAATTCAGGACAATGTAAATTTACAGGGATACATCCCAGGGACATtctgggaaaaaaagataaaacagagcAGAGTTTACTCAGGGAAAGAAATCAAGTGTGCAAGGaacaaaaaacaatcaaaaaatcaAAAGTAGGGTATATGGATTCTGAATCCAGAGACAACCATAAAGAACGTGGTGCCCGGCCTGACTGGAGGACTTCTGAGGCAGAGAACAAGAGCTGCTCTGGCACCCTCAACACA GCTCTTGAAGAACTTGCCAAAGTTAGTGAAGAGTTATGCAACTTTCAAGAGGAAATTCGAAAGCGGTCTAACCACAGAAG gatgaagtcagattcttttctccaggAAGCACCAAATGTAACGAATACTCCTCATGGAGGTCACATGATCAACAACAGCCAGTGCATTCCTTCAACCAGTTTAGAAAACGAGaagtggaaaaacagaaaaaacctgAGCTGCACCAATGTTTTCCAGAACAATTCCAAGAAAAAAGATGGAGTTGATACAACCGATCTGAAAAGAAGTGAAACCCCACCAATTCCTCCTCCAAGAAGCACATCTCGAAATTTTCCCAGCTCATATTCTGCACAAGCCCACGAAAGTTGGAAGGAATGTTTAGACCACAGCAGCGGGGTGGCCCAAGAGGGTCAAGGTGAAAAAAACAGCCACCCTCATTTCCTTTGGAAGCATGCTGAGATGTCTCTGCTGGGTCTAAATGAAGGGAGGACTCTGAATGATGGTATCACGTGTCCTTCTTTGGCACCAGAAGCCAAAGTAGATAACAAGCCTTCATGTAATGAAAATGTTGGACTTAGCATGTGGTTGTGCAACACTGGGGTTTGTGCAAAAAATAGCCCCTCTACACTGTGGTTTCAGAAAGCCTGCTCTACTCCAGATAAGCCAAAATATGAAAAGGTAATTCCAGATCACTCTGCTAAATCTCCTCCTGATCTTCATATAAGCAATGACTGTAGCTCCTTAGTGTCACAGAGCAGCAGCCCACTGAGAAGTTTCAGTTATGGCTTTGAAAAGACTACTGGGAATGAAAAGCTGGCAAAAAAGACTGATGAATTTAACAGAATTGTATTTAGAACAGATAGAAATTGTCatgctgtacaacaaagtcaaAGCTGCTCAGAACGATCCGAAGATCTTCAGCGCTGTGAGACCTTAGCTGCGTGCACAGGCAGCGTCTCAGTCAGTGATGGTGTTTCTGACGTTCTGAAAGCCAGTGCCCCCATGCCTGTGCCCAGGGAAAATGTGCCTGATAATTCCACCAAAAACCCCACACCAGGCCAGTTCACACAAACACGGGAGCCCATAAGCCCTAGCAGTTACCGGAATATGCTTCATGAGCATGACTGGAGACCAAGTAGTTTGTCTGGCCGGCCAAGGTCCGCGGACCCCAGGTCAAATTACGGTGTGGTGGAAAAGCTGCTGAAAACCTATGAGACGTCTGCGGGGTCTGCATTGCAGAATTCTAGATGCTTCCAGGCCAACTGGACGAAATGTAGTTCTGATGTCAGTGGTGGAGCCACATTAGGTCAGCATTTAGAAAAGCTCCGCATAGAACAAGAGCTTGAGCACAAGACAGCAATGCATGGAGCACAGCACGTGAAGCAAGGGGCAGATCGGAAAAAGGCAACTGAG GAATCCATGGCAGTGAAATCCTCACCCGGAAAAGGATTTTCCCGGCCTGCGAGACCAGCAAATCGCCGTCTCCCATCCAGATGGGCATCTAGATCTCCTTCAGCACCTCCTGCCTTGCGGAGAACTGCCCGCAGCTTCCCCATTCCTCTGCGATCAGAAGCATCGATGGTCTAA
- the KIAA0408 gene encoding uncharacterized protein KIAA0408 homolog isoform X2: MQQLCHEVKRRRKINMSERAKVIDFDCEKAVGDKMESSADYPNSGQCKFTGIHPRDILGKKDKTEQSLLRERNQVCKEQKTIKKSKVGYMDSESRDNHKERGARPDWRTSEAENKSCSGTLNTALEELAKVSEELCNFQEEIRKRSNHRRMKSDSFLQEAPNVTNTPHGGHMINNSQCIPSTSLENEKWKNRKNLSCTNVFQNNSKKKDGVDTTDLKRSETPPIPPPRSTSRNFPSSYSAQAHESWKECLDHSSGVAQEGQGEKNSHPHFLWKHAEMSLLGLNEGRTLNDGITCPSLAPEAKVDNKPSCNENVGLSMWLCNTGVCAKNSPSTLWFQKACSTPDKPKYEKVIPDHSAKSPPDLHISNDCSSLVSQSSSPLRSFSYGFEKTTGNEKLAKKTDEFNRIVFRTDRNCHAVQQSQSCSERSEDLQRCETLAACTGSVSVSDGVSDVLKASAPMPVPRENVPDNSTKNPTPGQFTQTREPISPSSYRNMLHEHDWRPSSLSGRPRSADPRSNYGVVEKLLKTYETSAGSALQNSRCFQANWTKCSSDVSGGATLGQHLEKLRIEQELEHKTAMHGAQHVKQGADRKKATEESMAVKSSPGKGFSRPARPANRRLPSRWASRSPSAPPALRRTARSFPIPLRSEASMV; the protein is encoded by the exons ATGCAGCAG CTCTGCCATGAAGTAAAGCGTCGGAGGAAAATCAACATGAGTGAACGTGCTAAGGTCATTGATTTTGATTGTGAGAAGGCCGTTGGAGATAAAATGGAATCTTCTGCAGATTACCCCAATTCAGGACAATGTAAATTTACAGGGATACATCCCAGGGACATtctgggaaaaaaagataaaacagagcAGAGTTTACTCAGGGAAAGAAATCAAGTGTGCAAGGaacaaaaaacaatcaaaaaatcaAAAGTAGGGTATATGGATTCTGAATCCAGAGACAACCATAAAGAACGTGGTGCCCGGCCTGACTGGAGGACTTCTGAGGCAGAGAACAAGAGCTGCTCTGGCACCCTCAACACA GCTCTTGAAGAACTTGCCAAAGTTAGTGAAGAGTTATGCAACTTTCAAGAGGAAATTCGAAAGCGGTCTAACCACAGAAG gatgaagtcagattcttttctccaggAAGCACCAAATGTAACGAATACTCCTCATGGAGGTCACATGATCAACAACAGCCAGTGCATTCCTTCAACCAGTTTAGAAAACGAGaagtggaaaaacagaaaaaacctgAGCTGCACCAATGTTTTCCAGAACAATTCCAAGAAAAAAGATGGAGTTGATACAACCGATCTGAAAAGAAGTGAAACCCCACCAATTCCTCCTCCAAGAAGCACATCTCGAAATTTTCCCAGCTCATATTCTGCACAAGCCCACGAAAGTTGGAAGGAATGTTTAGACCACAGCAGCGGGGTGGCCCAAGAGGGTCAAGGTGAAAAAAACAGCCACCCTCATTTCCTTTGGAAGCATGCTGAGATGTCTCTGCTGGGTCTAAATGAAGGGAGGACTCTGAATGATGGTATCACGTGTCCTTCTTTGGCACCAGAAGCCAAAGTAGATAACAAGCCTTCATGTAATGAAAATGTTGGACTTAGCATGTGGTTGTGCAACACTGGGGTTTGTGCAAAAAATAGCCCCTCTACACTGTGGTTTCAGAAAGCCTGCTCTACTCCAGATAAGCCAAAATATGAAAAGGTAATTCCAGATCACTCTGCTAAATCTCCTCCTGATCTTCATATAAGCAATGACTGTAGCTCCTTAGTGTCACAGAGCAGCAGCCCACTGAGAAGTTTCAGTTATGGCTTTGAAAAGACTACTGGGAATGAAAAGCTGGCAAAAAAGACTGATGAATTTAACAGAATTGTATTTAGAACAGATAGAAATTGTCatgctgtacaacaaagtcaaAGCTGCTCAGAACGATCCGAAGATCTTCAGCGCTGTGAGACCTTAGCTGCGTGCACAGGCAGCGTCTCAGTCAGTGATGGTGTTTCTGACGTTCTGAAAGCCAGTGCCCCCATGCCTGTGCCCAGGGAAAATGTGCCTGATAATTCCACCAAAAACCCCACACCAGGCCAGTTCACACAAACACGGGAGCCCATAAGCCCTAGCAGTTACCGGAATATGCTTCATGAGCATGACTGGAGACCAAGTAGTTTGTCTGGCCGGCCAAGGTCCGCGGACCCCAGGTCAAATTACGGTGTGGTGGAAAAGCTGCTGAAAACCTATGAGACGTCTGCGGGGTCTGCATTGCAGAATTCTAGATGCTTCCAGGCCAACTGGACGAAATGTAGTTCTGATGTCAGTGGTGGAGCCACATTAGGTCAGCATTTAGAAAAGCTCCGCATAGAACAAGAGCTTGAGCACAAGACAGCAATGCATGGAGCACAGCACGTGAAGCAAGGGGCAGATCGGAAAAAGGCAACTGAG GAATCCATGGCAGTGAAATCCTCACCCGGAAAAGGATTTTCCCGGCCTGCGAGACCAGCAAATCGCCGTCTCCCATCCAGATGGGCATCTAGATCTCCTTCAGCACCTCCTGCCTTGCGGAGAACTGCCCGCAGCTTCCCCATTCCTCTGCGATCAGAAGCATCGATGGTCTAA